The proteins below come from a single Stutzerimonas stutzeri RCH2 genomic window:
- the rpsP gene encoding 30S ribosomal protein S16 — MVTIRLARGGSKKRPFYHLTVTNSRNPRDGRFVERIGFFNPIANGAEVKLSVNQERVTYWLSQGAQPSERVAQLLKEAAKAAA; from the coding sequence ATGGTAACTATTCGTCTCGCCCGTGGCGGCTCCAAGAAGCGCCCTTTCTATCACCTGACCGTGACCAACAGCCGCAACCCGCGCGATGGTCGCTTCGTCGAGCGCATCGGTTTCTTCAACCCGATCGCCAATGGTGCGGAAGTGAAGCTTTCTGTAAATCAGGAGCGCGTCACCTACTGGCTGAGCCAGGGCGCACAGCCGTCTGAGCGTGTTGCTCAGCTGCTGAAGGAAGCTGCCAAGGCCGCTGCCTGA
- a CDS encoding L,D-transpeptidase family protein, protein MRWLFALLCLTFTALSHANATPSLGSTPIDKVLVIKSERKLHLVSAGQTLKSYRVSLGKQPNGAKLREGDLRTPEGFYWIDWRKTSDKYNLSMHISYPNARDLARAQQEGVPPGNMIMLHGTPLDEEYPEWFFHTLDWTEGCIALTNSDMREIWQLVKDGTLIEIRP, encoded by the coding sequence ATGCGCTGGCTGTTCGCCCTGCTCTGCCTCACCTTTACTGCGCTTTCCCACGCCAATGCGACCCCTAGCCTGGGCAGCACGCCTATCGACAAGGTTCTGGTGATCAAATCCGAACGCAAGCTGCATCTGGTCAGCGCCGGCCAGACGCTCAAGAGTTATCGAGTGTCGCTGGGCAAGCAGCCAAACGGAGCAAAGCTGCGTGAAGGCGACCTGCGCACGCCCGAAGGCTTCTATTGGATCGATTGGCGCAAGACCAGCGATAAGTACAACCTGTCGATGCACATCTCCTACCCCAACGCGCGCGATCTCGCCCGCGCGCAGCAGGAGGGCGTACCGCCCGGCAACATGATCATGCTGCACGGCACACCACTGGATGAGGAATATCCGGAGTGGTTCTTCCACACCCTCGACTGGACCGAAGGCTGCATCGCCTTGACCAACAGCGACATGCGAGAGATATGGCAACTGGTAAAGGACGGCACGCTGATCGAGATTCGTCCGTAG
- a CDS encoding gamma carbonic anhydrase family protein: protein MKYRLGESRVQAHPQSWVAPSATLVGKIRLDAGASVWFGAVLRGDNELIHIGENSNVQDGSVMHTDMGHPLTLGTGVTVGHNAMLHGCTVGDYSLIGINAVVLNGAKIGKHCIIGANTLIAEGKEIPDGSLVVGSPGKVVRELTDEQKKMLEASAAHYVHNAQRYARDLEPDE from the coding sequence GTGAAATACCGTCTGGGAGAGTCGCGCGTCCAAGCGCATCCGCAGAGCTGGGTAGCGCCCAGTGCCACGTTGGTCGGCAAGATCAGGCTGGATGCCGGCGCCAGCGTGTGGTTTGGCGCCGTGCTACGCGGTGACAACGAGCTGATCCATATCGGCGAGAACAGTAACGTCCAGGATGGCAGCGTGATGCATACCGATATGGGGCACCCGCTGACGCTGGGCACCGGCGTTACCGTTGGCCACAACGCCATGCTGCACGGTTGTACGGTCGGTGATTACAGCCTGATCGGCATCAATGCTGTGGTGCTCAACGGGGCGAAGATCGGCAAGCATTGCATCATCGGCGCCAACACGCTGATCGCGGAAGGCAAGGAGATTCCCGATGGTTCTCTGGTGGTCGGCTCACCGGGCAAGGTGGTGCGAGAACTGACCGATGAGCAGAAGAAGATGCTCGAAGCCAGCGCAGCCCATTACGTGCATAACGCCCAGCGCTATGCGCGGGATCTGGAGCCCGATGAGTGA
- the rimM gene encoding ribosome maturation factor RimM (Essential for efficient processing of 16S rRNA): MNATSAPVDDLVVIGKIVSVHGVRGDVKVYSFTDPIDNLLDYRRWTLRRGDEVKQVELVKGRLQGKILVATLEGLDDREVARTYADFEICIPRSELPALDDGEYYWYQLQGLKVINQSAQLLGQVDHLLETGANDVLVVKPCAGSLDDRERLLPYTDQCVLKIDLEVGEMQVDWDADF; this comes from the coding sequence ATGAACGCAACGTCTGCTCCGGTCGATGACTTGGTTGTCATCGGCAAGATCGTTTCGGTGCATGGCGTGCGCGGTGACGTGAAGGTCTACTCCTTTACCGATCCGATCGACAACCTGCTGGACTATCGACGCTGGACGCTGAGGCGAGGCGACGAAGTCAAGCAGGTCGAGTTGGTCAAGGGGCGCCTCCAGGGGAAGATTCTGGTGGCAACGCTAGAGGGCTTGGATGATCGCGAAGTCGCGCGTACCTACGCGGATTTCGAAATCTGCATCCCGCGCAGCGAACTGCCCGCCTTGGACGACGGTGAGTACTACTGGTATCAGCTCCAGGGCTTGAAGGTCATCAATCAGTCCGCGCAGCTGCTCGGTCAGGTCGATCATCTGCTCGAAACCGGAGCCAACGACGTTCTGGTGGTAAAGCCTTGTGCTGGAAGCCTGGATGATCGTGAGCGTCTGCTGCCTTACACCGATCAGTGCGTGTTGAAGATCGATCTGGAAGTGGGCGAGATGCAGGTCGATTGGGACGCGGATTTCTGA
- the purT gene encoding formate-dependent phosphoribosylglycinamide formyltransferase, translated as MPRIGTPLSPSATRVLLCGCGELGKELVIELQRLGVEVIAVDRYANAPAMQVAHRSHVIDMLDGAALRSVIEQERPHYIVPEIEAIATATLVELEQEGYSVIPTARAAQLTMNREGIRRLAAEELGLPTSPYRFADSLDECRTAARALGFPCLIKPVMSSSGKGQSVLRSEADIDAAWDYAQAGGRAGRGRVIVEGFIDFDYEITLLTVRHAGGTSFCEPVGHRQEKGDYQESWQPQPMESVAMAEARRIALAVTDALGGRGIFGVELFVKGDQVWFCEISPRPHDTGLVTLVSQDLSEFALHARAILGLPIPVIRQLGPAASAVILVEGESTEVSFGNLTDVLAEPDTALRLFGKPGVSGQRRMGVALARDVSIDAARQKALRAAAAVKVEL; from the coding sequence ATGCCACGAATAGGCACCCCGTTGTCTCCCAGCGCCACGCGCGTCCTGCTTTGCGGCTGTGGCGAACTGGGCAAGGAGCTGGTCATCGAACTGCAGCGCCTCGGCGTCGAGGTGATCGCCGTAGATCGCTACGCCAATGCACCAGCGATGCAGGTAGCGCACCGCAGCCATGTAATCGACATGCTCGACGGCGCCGCATTGCGCTCCGTGATCGAGCAGGAGCGCCCGCACTACATTGTTCCGGAAATCGAAGCCATCGCCACGGCCACGCTGGTTGAGCTGGAGCAAGAAGGCTACAGCGTCATACCCACGGCCCGGGCTGCGCAGCTGACAATGAATCGCGAGGGCATTCGCCGCCTCGCCGCCGAAGAACTCGGCCTGCCGACCTCTCCCTATCGCTTTGCCGACTCGCTGGATGAATGTCGCACCGCCGCTCGCGCGCTGGGCTTCCCTTGCTTGATCAAGCCGGTGATGAGTTCATCCGGCAAGGGCCAGTCGGTGCTGCGCAGTGAGGCGGACATCGACGCCGCCTGGGACTACGCGCAAGCGGGCGGACGAGCAGGTCGCGGTCGGGTCATCGTCGAGGGGTTCATCGATTTCGATTACGAAATCACTTTGCTGACGGTCCGGCACGCGGGCGGAACGAGCTTTTGCGAGCCGGTCGGACATCGTCAGGAGAAAGGCGACTATCAGGAGTCCTGGCAGCCTCAGCCGATGGAGTCCGTGGCAATGGCCGAGGCGCGGCGAATCGCCCTGGCGGTCACCGATGCATTAGGCGGACGTGGCATCTTCGGCGTCGAACTGTTCGTCAAAGGCGATCAGGTCTGGTTCTGCGAGATCTCGCCGCGCCCTCACGATACCGGGCTGGTTACGTTGGTGTCGCAGGACTTGTCCGAGTTCGCCCTGCATGCGCGGGCAATTCTCGGGCTGCCAATTCCGGTAATTCGTCAGCTCGGCCCAGCAGCGTCGGCGGTAATTCTGGTGGAAGGCGAGTCCACCGAAGTGAGCTTCGGCAACCTGACCGACGTGCTGGCGGAGCCGGATACGGCGCTGCGCCTGTTCGGTAAGCCAGGCGTCAGCGGACAGCGGCGCATGGGCGTGGCGCTGGCGCGCGACGTGTCCATCGACGCAGCAAGGCAGAAGGCGCTGCGCGCTGCTGCTGCGGTAAAAGTCGAGTTATGA
- a CDS encoding cytochrome C assembly family protein, with product MHPLLPSLAAAALYAGVTGYQSLRLAQRAAPDKRLLLGLGLLALLAHGISLFIQLLSPSGLHLDFFTASSLIAAAVILLILLALHRMPVENLLLLLFPLGCLTVLFAQFAPSGTAPAIAEEPGILAHILLSILAYGMLTIAVFQALLLLLQDHHLKHKHSSGLIRNFPPLQTMESLLFGFLWAGWVLLSASLLSGWLFLDDLFAQHLVHKTLLSVIAWVVFGLLLWGRQQLGWRGYKAIRWTLAGFCLLMLAYFGSKLVREFILHI from the coding sequence ATGCACCCTCTGCTACCCAGCCTTGCCGCCGCCGCTCTTTATGCCGGCGTCACGGGTTATCAAAGTTTGCGTCTGGCACAGCGCGCCGCACCGGACAAGCGTCTCTTGCTCGGCCTCGGCCTGCTTGCCCTGCTTGCCCATGGCATCAGCCTTTTCATTCAGCTGCTCTCCCCCAGCGGCTTGCACCTCGACTTCTTCACCGCTTCGAGCCTGATCGCCGCCGCCGTCATTCTGCTGATTCTTCTGGCTCTGCATCGAATGCCAGTGGAGAACCTGCTGCTGCTTCTGTTTCCGCTGGGCTGCCTGACCGTGCTGTTCGCACAGTTCGCACCGTCCGGCACCGCACCAGCGATCGCCGAGGAGCCTGGGATTCTTGCGCACATCCTGCTATCGATCCTCGCTTATGGAATGCTCACGATCGCGGTGTTCCAAGCGTTGTTGCTCTTGCTGCAGGATCATCACCTCAAGCACAAGCACTCCTCAGGACTGATCCGCAATTTTCCGCCACTGCAAACAATGGAGAGCCTGCTGTTCGGCTTTCTCTGGGCGGGCTGGGTACTGCTGTCTGCCTCATTGCTCTCGGGCTGGTTGTTTCTCGACGATCTTTTTGCCCAGCATCTGGTCCATAAGACACTCCTCTCGGTGATCGCCTGGGTCGTGTTTGGGCTACTGCTGTGGGGCCGACAGCAACTCGGCTGGCGCGGCTACAAGGCCATCCGCTGGACGCTGGCTGGCTTCTGCCTGCTGATGCTGGCGTACTTCGGCAGCAAGCTGGTCCGCGAATTCATCCTGCATATCTGA
- a CDS encoding NUDIX hydrolase, translating to MKYCNQCGNPVLVRIPDGDNRPRFVCDACQTVHYQNPRIVAGCVPVWDDCVLLCRRAIEPRRGYWTLPAGFMENGETLQQAAERETLEEACARVRDLQLYTLFDLPHINQVYMFFRAQLVDLDFCAGDESLEVKLFEQQDIPWSELAFPTIGRTLECFFADRVQQTFPVRNEAVSGYRNRQQNRITD from the coding sequence ATGAAATACTGCAACCAGTGCGGCAACCCGGTGCTGGTCCGTATCCCCGACGGCGACAATCGCCCACGCTTCGTCTGCGACGCTTGCCAGACCGTCCACTACCAGAACCCACGCATCGTCGCTGGCTGCGTACCCGTCTGGGACGACTGCGTGCTGCTCTGCCGGCGCGCGATCGAGCCTCGGCGGGGTTACTGGACCTTGCCGGCAGGCTTCATGGAGAACGGCGAGACCCTGCAACAGGCTGCTGAGCGCGAAACACTCGAGGAAGCCTGCGCCAGGGTTCGTGACCTGCAGCTCTATACGCTGTTCGATCTGCCGCATATCAATCAGGTGTACATGTTCTTCCGCGCTCAACTGGTCGATCTGGACTTCTGCGCCGGAGATGAGAGCCTGGAAGTGAAGCTGTTTGAGCAGCAGGATATCCCTTGGTCCGAGCTGGCTTTTCCCACCATTGGCCGTACCCTAGAATGCTTCTTCGCCGACCGGGTGCAGCAGACCTTCCCGGTGCGCAATGAAGCCGTGAGTGGCTATCGAAACCGCCAGCAGAACCGGATTACAGACTGA
- the rplS gene encoding 50S ribosomal protein L19: MTNKIIQQLEAEQMTKEIPPFAPGDTVIVQVKVKEGERQRLQAFEGVVIGKRNRGLNSAFTVRKISNGVGVERTFQSYSPMVDSISVKRRGDVRKAKLYYLRALSGKAARIKEKLV, translated from the coding sequence ATGACCAACAAGATCATTCAGCAGCTCGAAGCCGAGCAGATGACCAAAGAAATCCCGCCGTTCGCGCCGGGTGACACCGTTATCGTTCAGGTGAAGGTAAAGGAAGGCGAGCGTCAGCGTCTGCAGGCCTTCGAAGGCGTCGTGATTGGCAAGCGTAACCGCGGCCTGAACAGCGCTTTCACCGTTCGCAAGATTTCCAACGGTGTTGGCGTCGAGCGTACCTTCCAGAGCTACAGCCCGATGGTCGACAGCATCAGCGTCAAGCGCCGCGGTGACGTGCGCAAGGCCAAGCTGTACTACCTCCGCGCGCTGTCCGGCAAGGCCGCCCGCATCAAGGAAAAGCTGGTCTAA
- a CDS encoding DUF1289 domain-containing protein: protein MSTQEKPVASPCVSLCALDEDDLCVGCQRSADEIRRWGLMSNDERRDVLQRCGERARLGGQLM from the coding sequence GTGAGCACGCAGGAAAAGCCAGTAGCCTCGCCGTGTGTCAGCCTCTGCGCTTTGGATGAAGACGACCTGTGCGTTGGTTGTCAGCGCAGTGCGGACGAGATTCGCCGTTGGGGTTTGATGAGCAATGACGAGCGCCGCGACGTGCTGCAGCGTTGCGGTGAGAGAGCCCGTCTTGGCGGCCAGCTGATGTAG
- a CDS encoding CoA pyrophosphatase: protein MLDKILHRVRAYSPHLLEPEDRLPEAAVLMPITRSESPELVLTLRAAGLSTHGGEVAFPGGRRDPEDRDLLHTALREAEEEVGLAPGMVEVVGPLSSLVSVHGIHVTPYVGLVPDYVEYRANDAEIASVFSVPLEFFCEDPREVTHRIDYQGQSWYIPSYRYGEYQIWGLTAIMIVELVNVIYDAGIEMRRAPAAFIDLSGRSEP, encoded by the coding sequence ATGCTGGACAAAATACTCCACCGGGTGCGCGCCTATTCTCCGCATCTTCTGGAGCCGGAAGACCGTCTGCCCGAGGCGGCCGTGCTGATGCCGATCACCCGCAGCGAGTCGCCGGAGCTGGTGCTGACGCTTCGTGCCGCCGGTCTGTCCACCCATGGTGGCGAAGTAGCCTTTCCGGGCGGGCGCCGCGATCCGGAAGACCGTGACCTGTTGCACACCGCACTGCGTGAGGCCGAGGAAGAGGTCGGGCTGGCGCCTGGCATGGTCGAGGTCGTCGGCCCGCTCAGCAGCCTGGTATCGGTGCATGGCATCCATGTCACGCCCTATGTCGGGTTGGTTCCGGACTATGTCGAGTACCGCGCCAACGATGCGGAAATCGCCTCGGTCTTCTCGGTGCCGCTGGAGTTCTTCTGTGAGGATCCGCGCGAAGTCACACATCGCATCGATTACCAGGGACAGAGCTGGTATATCCCGTCCTACCGCTATGGCGAGTACCAGATATGGGGCCTGACGGCGATCATGATCGTCGAGTTGGTCAACGTCATATACGACGCCGGTATCGAAATGCGCCGTGCGCCAGCTGCCTTCATCGACCTATCCGGGCGTAGCGAGCCCTGA
- a CDS encoding YqfO family protein: MYKLCFYVPDSHLEAVKKAVFAAGAGRIGAYDSCCWQVLGQGQYRPLEGSQPFIGQTGQVQHVPEWKVEMVVADELIHDSVRALKKAHPYETPAYDVWRLSDMQF; encoded by the coding sequence TTGTACAAGCTGTGCTTCTATGTTCCAGACAGTCATCTGGAAGCGGTCAAGAAAGCAGTGTTCGCGGCTGGCGCGGGGCGTATAGGCGCTTACGACAGTTGCTGCTGGCAAGTGCTAGGCCAGGGACAATATCGGCCGCTGGAGGGCAGCCAGCCATTTATCGGGCAGACGGGGCAGGTGCAGCACGTACCCGAGTGGAAGGTCGAGATGGTGGTGGCGGATGAGCTCATTCACGATAGTGTCAGGGCCTTGAAAAAGGCCCATCCCTACGAGACGCCTGCATACGACGTGTGGCGGCTGTCCGACATGCAGTTCTGA
- the ffh gene encoding signal recognition particle protein → MFENLTDRLSQTLRHVTGKAKLTEDNIKDTLREVRMALLEADVALPVVKEFVNRVKERAVGTEVSKSLTPGQAFVKIVRAELEELMGAANEDLALQVTPPAVVLMAGLQGAGKTTTVGKLARFLKERKKKTVLVVSADVYRPAAIKQLETLAAEVGVTFFPSDISQKPVDIAQAAIREAKLKFIDVVLVDTAGRLAIDAEMMAEIQAVHAAINPAETLFVVDAMTGQDAANTARAFGEALPLTGVVLTKVDGDARGGAALSVRHVTGKPIKFLGMGEKSDALEPFHPDRIASRILGMGDVLSLIEQAEQTLDREKAEKLTKKLKKGKGFDLEDFRDQLQQMKNMGGLGGLMDKLPSIGGVNLSQMGHAQGAAEKQFKQMEAIINSMTPAERRNPDIISGSRKRRIAMGSGTQVQDIGRLIKQHKQMQKMMKKVTGKGGMAKMMRGMGGMLPGGGMPKF, encoded by the coding sequence ATGTTCGAAAACCTAACCGACCGCCTCTCACAAACGCTTCGCCATGTCACCGGCAAGGCCAAGCTGACCGAGGACAACATCAAGGACACCCTGCGCGAAGTGCGCATGGCGCTGCTCGAGGCCGACGTCGCGCTGCCGGTGGTCAAGGAGTTCGTCAATCGGGTAAAGGAGCGCGCCGTCGGCACCGAGGTGTCGAAGAGCCTGACGCCTGGGCAGGCGTTCGTGAAGATCGTCCGCGCCGAACTGGAAGAACTGATGGGGGCGGCCAACGAAGACCTGGCGCTTCAGGTCACGCCTCCGGCTGTCGTGCTCATGGCGGGTCTGCAGGGTGCGGGTAAGACCACCACCGTGGGCAAGCTGGCGCGCTTCCTCAAGGAGCGTAAGAAGAAGACCGTACTGGTCGTTTCGGCTGACGTGTATCGCCCGGCAGCCATCAAGCAGCTCGAAACGCTGGCGGCTGAGGTCGGTGTCACCTTCTTTCCGTCCGATATCAGCCAGAAGCCGGTAGATATCGCGCAGGCCGCAATTCGCGAAGCCAAGCTCAAGTTCATCGATGTGGTGTTGGTGGATACCGCCGGGCGTTTGGCGATCGATGCCGAAATGATGGCCGAGATCCAGGCCGTCCACGCAGCGATCAATCCGGCCGAGACGCTTTTCGTCGTCGACGCCATGACCGGTCAGGACGCGGCGAATACTGCTCGTGCGTTTGGCGAGGCGCTTCCCTTGACTGGTGTGGTGCTGACCAAAGTCGACGGTGATGCCCGTGGCGGTGCGGCACTGTCGGTACGGCATGTGACTGGCAAGCCGATCAAGTTCCTCGGCATGGGCGAGAAGAGCGATGCTCTGGAACCTTTCCATCCGGATCGTATTGCCTCGCGCATTCTAGGTATGGGCGATGTGCTCAGCCTCATCGAGCAGGCCGAGCAGACCCTCGATCGTGAAAAGGCCGAGAAGCTCACCAAGAAGCTCAAGAAGGGCAAGGGCTTCGATCTCGAAGACTTCCGCGATCAGCTGCAGCAAATGAAGAACATGGGCGGTCTTGGCGGGCTGATGGACAAGCTTCCCTCCATCGGTGGCGTCAATCTGTCGCAGATGGGCCACGCCCAGGGCGCAGCGGAAAAGCAGTTCAAGCAGATGGAAGCGATCATCAACTCGATGACTCCTGCAGAGCGCCGCAATCCCGATATCATCAGCGGCTCGCGCAAGCGCCGGATCGCTATGGGTTCGGGTACTCAAGTGCAGGATATTGGCCGGCTGATCAAGCAGCACAAACAGATGCAGAAGATGATGAAGAAGGTCACCGGCAAGGGTGGCATGGCCAAAATGATGCGCGGCATGGGCGGGATGCTTCCCGGCGGCGGCATGCCGAAGTTCTAG
- a CDS encoding HlyC/CorC family transporter has translation MENLHPGFLVGLLVFLLLCSAFFSSSETGMLSLNRYRLRHQAKEGHRGARRASELLAHPDRLLGTILVGNNFVNILASSIATVLAMQLWGEAGIAIATIGLTIILLIFGEITPKTLAALRPEIVAYPVSLPLKMLQKVLYPLVAMLSWVSNGLLKLLGVDLSNKGNDSLSTEELRSVVRESGSDLPLNRQSMLLGILDLERVTVDDIMIPRNEVTGIDLDDDLESIVSQLRTTPHTRLPVFRNDINQIEGIVHMRQIARLLSHDQLTKDSLLAACSEPYFVPENTPLSTQLLNFQKQKRRIGIVVDEYGDVRGVVTLEDILEEIVGEFSNQDALRSPDIHPQDDGTLVIDGAAYIREVNRALDWQLPCDGPKTLNGLITEALEHMPDAGICLQIGNYRLEILQAADNRVKSVRAWTIGDARAADQQAQ, from the coding sequence GTGGAAAATCTCCATCCCGGCTTTCTGGTCGGACTGCTGGTCTTTCTGCTGCTGTGCTCGGCTTTCTTCTCCAGCTCCGAAACCGGCATGCTCAGCCTCAATCGCTACCGCCTAAGGCATCAAGCCAAGGAAGGCCATCGAGGCGCGCGACGCGCCAGCGAGCTGCTCGCTCACCCGGATCGCCTGCTCGGCACCATCCTGGTCGGCAACAACTTCGTCAACATCCTCGCCTCCTCCATCGCCACGGTTCTGGCCATGCAGCTCTGGGGTGAAGCAGGCATTGCGATTGCCACCATCGGCCTGACCATCATCCTGCTGATATTTGGTGAAATCACACCCAAGACTCTGGCGGCGTTGCGCCCGGAAATTGTCGCCTACCCGGTCAGCCTGCCGCTGAAGATGCTGCAGAAGGTGCTTTACCCGCTGGTCGCGATGCTGAGCTGGGTGAGCAACGGCCTACTGAAGCTGCTCGGCGTCGACCTGTCGAACAAGGGCAACGACAGCCTCTCGACCGAGGAACTGCGCAGCGTGGTGCGCGAGTCTGGCAGCGACCTGCCGTTGAATCGCCAGAGCATGCTATTGGGCATTCTCGACCTGGAACGCGTGACCGTCGACGACATCATGATTCCGCGCAACGAGGTCACCGGCATCGACCTCGACGATGACCTGGAATCGATCGTCAGCCAGCTACGCACCACACCTCACACCCGTCTGCCGGTGTTTCGCAACGATATCAACCAGATCGAAGGCATCGTCCACATGCGGCAGATTGCACGTCTGCTCAGCCATGATCAGCTGACCAAGGACAGCTTGCTGGCCGCCTGCAGCGAGCCTTATTTCGTGCCGGAAAACACCCCTCTTTCGACCCAGCTGCTGAATTTCCAGAAGCAGAAGCGACGGATCGGCATCGTGGTAGACGAATACGGTGACGTGCGCGGCGTCGTGACGCTTGAGGACATCCTCGAAGAAATCGTTGGCGAGTTCAGCAATCAGGACGCCCTGCGCAGCCCCGATATCCACCCGCAGGACGACGGCACACTGGTCATTGATGGCGCCGCCTACATCCGCGAGGTGAACCGCGCACTGGACTGGCAGCTGCCGTGTGACGGCCCGAAGACGCTCAATGGCCTGATCACCGAAGCCCTGGAGCACATGCCGGATGCCGGCATCTGCTTGCAGATCGGCAACTACCGCCTGGAGATTCTGCAGGCGGCCGACAATCGGGTGAAAAGTGTACGCGCCTGGACGATTGGCGATGCACGGGCGGCCGACCAGCAAGCGCAATGA
- the trmD gene encoding tRNA (guanosine(37)-N1)-methyltransferase TrmD, with the protein MAALRVEVISLFPDMFAAICDYGITSRAVKQGLLQLNCWNPRSYTEDRHQTVDDRPFGGGPGMVMKIKPLELALADAKQAAGETAKVIYLSPQGRQLKQADVRELANEDALILIAGRYEGIDERFIEAHVDEEWSIGDYVLSGGELPAMVLIDAVTRLLPGALGHAGSAEEDSFTDGLLDCPHYTRPEVYAGKCVPEVLLSGNHEHIRRWRLQQSLGRTWERRADLLDSRSLSGEEQKLLAEYIRQRDDS; encoded by the coding sequence ATGGCCGCTTTGCGCGTTGAGGTCATCAGCCTGTTCCCGGATATGTTCGCAGCGATATGTGACTACGGGATTACCAGCCGTGCAGTGAAGCAGGGGTTGTTGCAGTTGAACTGCTGGAACCCCCGAAGCTACACCGAAGACCGCCATCAGACAGTGGACGACCGCCCATTCGGCGGAGGTCCTGGAATGGTGATGAAGATCAAGCCGCTCGAGCTTGCCCTGGCTGACGCCAAGCAAGCCGCGGGCGAGACGGCGAAGGTGATCTACCTGTCGCCGCAGGGGCGCCAGCTGAAACAGGCTGACGTTCGCGAGCTGGCGAACGAGGATGCACTTATCCTTATCGCCGGTCGTTACGAAGGCATCGACGAGCGTTTCATTGAGGCGCACGTAGATGAGGAATGGTCGATCGGTGATTATGTGTTGTCCGGCGGCGAGCTGCCGGCAATGGTGCTGATCGATGCCGTGACCAGGCTGCTTCCGGGTGCCCTGGGTCATGCTGGTTCCGCCGAGGAGGACTCGTTTACCGACGGCCTGCTCGACTGTCCGCACTACACGCGACCTGAGGTGTATGCGGGTAAATGTGTTCCTGAAGTGCTGCTCAGCGGTAACCATGAACACATCCGACGCTGGCGCTTGCAGCAGTCCCTTGGAAGGACCTGGGAGCGACGCGCCGATCTTCTGGATAGCCGCTCGCTTTCTGGAGAAGAACAGAAGCTGCTGGCGGAATACATCCGCCAGCGGGACGATAGTTAA
- the xerD gene encoding site-specific tyrosine recombinase XerD produces the protein MPALDDSVIDRYLDALWLEKGLADNSREAYRSDLALFNGWLSERGVRLAVAGREIILDHLAWRLNNGYKARSTARFLSGLRGFYRYLLREGEIAVDPTLRVDLPRLGRPLPKALSEADVEALLAAPDLGDPIGLRDRAMLEVLYACGLRVTELISLTLEQVSMRQGVLRTFGKGNKERLVPLGDEALHWLERYQREGRDELLGGKARDVLFPSLRGDQMTRQTFWHRIKLHAKVAGIATSISPHTLRHAFATHLLNHGADLRTVQMLLGHSDLSTTQIYTHIARARLQELHAQHHPRG, from the coding sequence ATGCCTGCACTCGACGATTCCGTTATCGACCGCTACCTCGATGCCCTATGGCTGGAAAAAGGACTGGCCGATAATAGCCGTGAGGCCTATCGCAGTGACCTTGCGCTGTTCAATGGTTGGTTGAGCGAGCGGGGTGTCCGGCTTGCCGTCGCTGGTCGCGAGATCATTCTCGACCATCTCGCATGGCGCCTGAACAACGGATACAAGGCGCGCTCCACCGCACGGTTCCTCTCCGGTTTGCGCGGCTTCTATCGTTACCTGCTGCGCGAAGGCGAAATCGCTGTCGACCCGACCTTGCGTGTGGACCTGCCTCGGCTCGGTCGCCCCTTGCCCAAGGCGCTGTCCGAGGCCGATGTCGAGGCGCTGCTGGCTGCGCCGGATCTTGGCGACCCGATTGGGTTGCGTGATCGAGCCATGCTCGAGGTGCTCTACGCCTGTGGTTTGCGCGTGACAGAGCTGATCAGCCTGACGCTGGAGCAGGTCAGCATGCGGCAGGGTGTGTTACGCACCTTCGGGAAGGGCAACAAGGAACGGTTGGTGCCGCTGGGGGATGAAGCCTTGCACTGGCTGGAGCGTTATCAGCGCGAGGGGCGGGACGAGTTGCTTGGTGGAAAGGCCCGCGATGTGCTGTTCCCCAGCCTGCGTGGCGACCAGATGACGCGTCAGACCTTCTGGCATCGAATCAAGCTGCACGCCAAGGTTGCGGGTATCGCTACGTCGATATCGCCGCATACCTTGCGCCACGCCTTCGCCACGCATCTGCTCAACCACGGCGCGGATCTGCGCACCGTGCAGATGCTGCTTGGTCATAGTGATCTCTCGACCACTCAGATTTACACCCACATCGCCCGTGCGCGCCTGCAGGAGCTGCATGCGCAGCATCATCCGCGCGGGTAG